From one Pseudomonas fluorescens genomic stretch:
- a CDS encoding methyl-accepting chemotaxis protein: MQQQYREVDQVATASQEMSATAQDVARNAAQAAEAARGADLASREGLSMIRNTTQAIERLANEMTAGMEEVQHLASRSEQIGSVLEVIRAIAEQTNLLALNAAIEAARAGEAGRGFAVVADEVRNLAKRTQDSVDEIRVVIEGLQQGTREVVDAMHSSHRQAQDSVVQAEQALPALQRIGEAVTVITDMNLQIASAAEEQSAIAEEVNRNVAGIRDVTESLSGQAEESAQISQALNRLANHQQGLMQMFRV, encoded by the coding sequence ATGCAGCAGCAATACCGCGAAGTCGACCAGGTGGCCACCGCCTCCCAGGAAATGAGCGCCACCGCCCAGGACGTCGCCCGCAACGCCGCGCAAGCTGCCGAAGCGGCACGCGGCGCGGACCTGGCCAGCCGCGAAGGCCTGAGCATGATCCGCAACACCACCCAGGCCATCGAGCGGCTGGCCAATGAAATGACGGCCGGCATGGAAGAAGTCCAGCACCTGGCCAGCCGCAGCGAACAGATCGGCTCGGTACTGGAAGTGATCCGCGCCATCGCCGAGCAGACCAACCTGCTGGCCCTCAACGCCGCCATCGAAGCCGCCCGCGCCGGTGAAGCCGGTCGCGGCTTTGCCGTGGTGGCCGATGAAGTGCGCAACCTGGCCAAACGCACCCAGGACTCGGTGGATGAAATCCGCGTGGTGATCGAAGGCCTGCAACAAGGCACCCGCGAAGTGGTCGACGCCATGCACAGCAGCCACCGCCAGGCCCAGGACAGCGTCGTCCAGGCCGAACAGGCGCTACCGGCGTTGCAGCGTATTGGCGAAGCGGTGACAGTGATCACCGACATGAACCTGCAGATCGCCTCGGCGGCTGAGGAGCAAAGCGCGATAGCGGAAGAAGTGAACCGCAACGTAGCGGGGATTCGGGATGTGACCGAATCGTTGTCGGGGCAAGCAGAAGAATCGGCGCAGATCAGCCAGGCGCTGAACCGGCTGGCCAATCATCAGCAGGGGTTGATGCAGATGTTCAGGGTGTAG